In Meriones unguiculatus strain TT.TT164.6M chromosome 17, Bangor_MerUng_6.1, whole genome shotgun sequence, a single window of DNA contains:
- the Mbd3 gene encoding methyl-CpG-binding domain protein 3 isoform X4 codes for MERKSPSGKKFRSKPQLARYLGGSMDLSTFDFRTGKMLMNKMNKSRQRVRYDSSNQVKGKPDLNTALPVRQTASIFKQPVTKITNHPSNKVKSDPQKAVDQPRQLFWEKKLSGLSAFDIAEELVRTMDLPKGLQGVGPGCTDETLLSAIASALHTSTLPITGQLSAAVEKNPGVWLNTAQPLCKAFMVTDDDIRKQEELVQQVRKRLEEALMADMLAHVEELARDGEAPLDKACTEEDEDEDEEDDEPEPERV; via the exons ATGGAGCGGAAGAG CCCCAGCGGGAAGAAGTTCCGCAGCAAGCCACAGCTGGCGCGCTACCTGGGCGGCTCCATGGACCTCAGCACGTTCGACTTCCGCACGGGAAAAATGCTGATGAACAAGATGAATAAGAGCCGCCAGCGCGTGCGCTATGACTCCTCCAACCAGGTCAAG GGCAAGCCTGACCTGAACACGGCGCTGCCCGTGCGGCAGACCGCATCCATCTTCAAGCAGCCGGTGACGAAGATCACCAATCATCCCAGCAACAAGGTCAAAAGCGACCCGCAGAAGGCAGTGGACCAGCCGAGGCAG CTGTTCTGGGAGAAGAAGCTGAGTGGCTTGAGTGCCTTTGACATCGCCGAGGAGCTGGTCAGAACCATGGACCTTCCCAAGGGACTGCAGG GGGTGGGCCCAGGCTGCACGGATGAGACGCTGCTCTCGGCCATCGCCAGTGCCCTGCACACCAGCACCCTACCCATCACCGGCCAGCTCTCCGCAGCTGTGGAGAAGAATCCTGGCGTGTGGCTGAACACTGCTCAGCCACTGTGCAAAGCCTTCATGGTGACCGACGATGACATCAG gaagcaggaggagctgGTGCAGCAGGTACGCAAGCGCCTGGAGGAGGCACTGATGGCCGACATGCTGGCACACGTGGAGGAGCTGGCCCGTGATGGGGAGGCACCGCTGGACAAGGCCTGCACggaagaggatgaggatgaggatgaggaggatgaCGAGCCGGAGCCGGAGCGTGTCTAG
- the Mbd3 gene encoding methyl-CpG-binding domain protein 3 isoform X2, with amino-acid sequence MERKRWECPALPQGWEREEVPRRSGLSAGHRDVFYYSPSGKKFRSKPQLARYLGGSMDLSTFDFRTGKMLMNKMNKSRQRVRYDSSNQVKGKPDLNTALPVRQTASIFKQPVTKITNHPSNKVKSDPQKAVDQPRQLFWEKKLSGLSAFDIAEELVRTMDLPKGLQGVGPGCTDETLLSAIASALHTSTLPITGQLSAAVEKNPGVWLNTAQPLCKAFMVTDDDIRKQEELVQQVRKRLEEALMADMLAHVEELARDGEAPLDKACTEEDEDEDEEDDEPEPERV; translated from the exons ATGGAGCGGAAGAGGTGGGAGTGCCCGGCGCTCCCGCAGGGCTGGGAGAGGGAAGAAGTGCCCAGGAGGTCGGGGCTGTCGGCCGGCCACAGGGATGTCTTTTACTATAG CCCCAGCGGGAAGAAGTTCCGCAGCAAGCCACAGCTGGCGCGCTACCTGGGCGGCTCCATGGACCTCAGCACGTTCGACTTCCGCACGGGAAAAATGCTGATGAACAAGATGAATAAGAGCCGCCAGCGCGTGCGCTATGACTCCTCCAACCAGGTCAAG GGCAAGCCTGACCTGAACACGGCGCTGCCCGTGCGGCAGACCGCATCCATCTTCAAGCAGCCGGTGACGAAGATCACCAATCATCCCAGCAACAAGGTCAAAAGCGACCCGCAGAAGGCAGTGGACCAGCCGAGGCAG CTGTTCTGGGAGAAGAAGCTGAGTGGCTTGAGTGCCTTTGACATCGCCGAGGAGCTGGTCAGAACCATGGACCTTCCCAAGGGACTGCAGG GGGTGGGCCCAGGCTGCACGGATGAGACGCTGCTCTCGGCCATCGCCAGTGCCCTGCACACCAGCACCCTACCCATCACCGGCCAGCTCTCCGCAGCTGTGGAGAAGAATCCTGGCGTGTGGCTGAACACTGCTCAGCCACTGTGCAAAGCCTTCATGGTGACCGACGATGACATCAG gaagcaggaggagctgGTGCAGCAGGTACGCAAGCGCCTGGAGGAGGCACTGATGGCCGACATGCTGGCACACGTGGAGGAGCTGGCCCGTGATGGGGAGGCACCGCTGGACAAGGCCTGCACggaagaggatgaggatgaggatgaggaggatgaCGAGCCGGAGCCGGAGCGTGTCTAG
- the Mbd3 gene encoding methyl-CpG-binding domain protein 3 isoform X3: protein MERKSPSGKKFRSKPQLARYLGGSMDLSTFDFRTGKMLMNKMNKSRQRVRYDSSNQVKALAKRLSGPSNPPWTPVGAARCRVFSPQGKPDLNTALPVRQTASIFKQPVTKITNHPSNKVKSDPQKAVDQPRQLFWEKKLSGLSAFDIAEELVRTMDLPKGLQGVGPGCTDETLLSAIASALHTSTLPITGQLSAAVEKNPGVWLNTAQPLCKAFMVTDDDIRKQEELVQQVRKRLEEALMADMLAHVEELARDGEAPLDKACTEEDEDEDEEDDEPEPERV, encoded by the exons ATGGAGCGGAAGAG CCCCAGCGGGAAGAAGTTCCGCAGCAAGCCACAGCTGGCGCGCTACCTGGGCGGCTCCATGGACCTCAGCACGTTCGACTTCCGCACGGGAAAAATGCTGATGAACAAGATGAATAAGAGCCGCCAGCGCGTGCGCTATGACTCCTCCAACCAGGTCAAG GCTCTGGCTAAACGCCTCTCTGGCCCCTCCAACCCTCCATGGACCCCGGTCGGAGCGGCCCGCTGCAGAGTCTTCTCCCCCCAGGGCAAGCCTGACCTGAACACGGCGCTGCCCGTGCGGCAGACCGCATCCATCTTCAAGCAGCCGGTGACGAAGATCACCAATCATCCCAGCAACAAGGTCAAAAGCGACCCGCAGAAGGCAGTGGACCAGCCGAGGCAG CTGTTCTGGGAGAAGAAGCTGAGTGGCTTGAGTGCCTTTGACATCGCCGAGGAGCTGGTCAGAACCATGGACCTTCCCAAGGGACTGCAGG GGGTGGGCCCAGGCTGCACGGATGAGACGCTGCTCTCGGCCATCGCCAGTGCCCTGCACACCAGCACCCTACCCATCACCGGCCAGCTCTCCGCAGCTGTGGAGAAGAATCCTGGCGTGTGGCTGAACACTGCTCAGCCACTGTGCAAAGCCTTCATGGTGACCGACGATGACATCAG gaagcaggaggagctgGTGCAGCAGGTACGCAAGCGCCTGGAGGAGGCACTGATGGCCGACATGCTGGCACACGTGGAGGAGCTGGCCCGTGATGGGGAGGCACCGCTGGACAAGGCCTGCACggaagaggatgaggatgaggatgaggaggatgaCGAGCCGGAGCCGGAGCGTGTCTAG
- the Mbd3 gene encoding methyl-CpG-binding domain protein 3 isoform X1, with protein sequence MERKRWECPALPQGWEREEVPRRSGLSAGHRDVFYYSPSGKKFRSKPQLARYLGGSMDLSTFDFRTGKMLMNKMNKSRQRVRYDSSNQVKALAKRLSGPSNPPWTPVGAARCRVFSPQGKPDLNTALPVRQTASIFKQPVTKITNHPSNKVKSDPQKAVDQPRQLFWEKKLSGLSAFDIAEELVRTMDLPKGLQGVGPGCTDETLLSAIASALHTSTLPITGQLSAAVEKNPGVWLNTAQPLCKAFMVTDDDIRKQEELVQQVRKRLEEALMADMLAHVEELARDGEAPLDKACTEEDEDEDEEDDEPEPERV encoded by the exons ATGGAGCGGAAGAGGTGGGAGTGCCCGGCGCTCCCGCAGGGCTGGGAGAGGGAAGAAGTGCCCAGGAGGTCGGGGCTGTCGGCCGGCCACAGGGATGTCTTTTACTATAG CCCCAGCGGGAAGAAGTTCCGCAGCAAGCCACAGCTGGCGCGCTACCTGGGCGGCTCCATGGACCTCAGCACGTTCGACTTCCGCACGGGAAAAATGCTGATGAACAAGATGAATAAGAGCCGCCAGCGCGTGCGCTATGACTCCTCCAACCAGGTCAAG GCTCTGGCTAAACGCCTCTCTGGCCCCTCCAACCCTCCATGGACCCCGGTCGGAGCGGCCCGCTGCAGAGTCTTCTCCCCCCAGGGCAAGCCTGACCTGAACACGGCGCTGCCCGTGCGGCAGACCGCATCCATCTTCAAGCAGCCGGTGACGAAGATCACCAATCATCCCAGCAACAAGGTCAAAAGCGACCCGCAGAAGGCAGTGGACCAGCCGAGGCAG CTGTTCTGGGAGAAGAAGCTGAGTGGCTTGAGTGCCTTTGACATCGCCGAGGAGCTGGTCAGAACCATGGACCTTCCCAAGGGACTGCAGG GGGTGGGCCCAGGCTGCACGGATGAGACGCTGCTCTCGGCCATCGCCAGTGCCCTGCACACCAGCACCCTACCCATCACCGGCCAGCTCTCCGCAGCTGTGGAGAAGAATCCTGGCGTGTGGCTGAACACTGCTCAGCCACTGTGCAAAGCCTTCATGGTGACCGACGATGACATCAG gaagcaggaggagctgGTGCAGCAGGTACGCAAGCGCCTGGAGGAGGCACTGATGGCCGACATGCTGGCACACGTGGAGGAGCTGGCCCGTGATGGGGAGGCACCGCTGGACAAGGCCTGCACggaagaggatgaggatgaggatgaggaggatgaCGAGCCGGAGCCGGAGCGTGTCTAG